A genome region from Marinitoga hydrogenitolerans DSM 16785 includes the following:
- a CDS encoding AAA family ATPase, which produces MRKKIPYGKQNFEWVIMQNYYYIDRTEYIEKLES; this is translated from the coding sequence ATGAGAAAAAAAATACCATATGGAAAACAAAATTTTGAATGGGTAATAATGCAGAATTATTATTACATAGACAGAACAGAATATATAGAAAAATTAGAATC